A stretch of Enterobacter cloacae complex sp. ECNIH7 DNA encodes these proteins:
- a CDS encoding HNH endonuclease — MPALIPRACRKRGCPGTTTDRSGYCPQHLNEGWQQHQRGQSRHQRGYGSKWDRLRPIVLDRDKHLCQECLRNGRYTPAETVDHITAKANGGTDDLSNLESLCKPCHRAKTAVERLK, encoded by the coding sequence ATGCCTGCGTTAATACCGAGAGCATGCCGCAAGCGTGGCTGCCCTGGCACAACCACTGACCGCTCAGGCTATTGTCCCCAGCACCTTAACGAAGGCTGGCAGCAGCATCAGCGAGGACAGAGCAGGCATCAGCGAGGTTATGGCAGCAAGTGGGACAGGCTGCGTCCAATCGTTCTCGACAGAGATAAACATCTTTGTCAGGAATGCCTGCGAAATGGAAGGTATACACCCGCTGAGACGGTGGACCACATCACCGCCAAAGCAAATGGGGGGACCGATGACCTTTCCAATCTTGAAAGCCTCTGCAAGCCTTGCCACAGGGCGAAGACAGCGGTTGAAAGACTCAAATGA